The genomic region CTGGCAATTGGTGGATGTGAAATTTGTTCAGAAGTTTGAAAATCCCGTTACCCGAGATGCCATGAAGGAAGAAGCGGCACTTGACGACATGGAATTATTTCGCCTGGCTCGCCATTCCATCACTCCAGTGCGAGAAGAAGAATGGAAAAAAATTCACGAAATGGCCGGCGCTGAGATTAAGTAGTTTCGGTTGGAAGATAGTTTTAAAAAGTTGGGTTTTTCTATCCAATATAACAGTGTACTATCCCTTCGGGATTTGTTGGAATGTAGATATGCTGCACCCCGGACTTGCGTCTGGGGCTATTTTCTGTCGTCACTCTGTGACTGTTTGAATCAAGCATTTCCAACTCAAGTTGATATGCGGAACCATTACCCATTATCCTGCGTGAGTATCGCATATGAGCAATATAGTCCCGGATGGGACGGCATAAAACAATCCTTTCAACACCGGGGTTTTTTCTTATATATTTTATCTTCTTTCTCAAATCAATTTGTTCATGGATCGAATCAAAAAATTCTTGATCTCAACCGGTACTGTACTCCTTGTATCCTATGTCACTATTTGTGGATATTTTTTCTTTGTGCAGGAACACATCATTTTTCGGGCAACACCATTAGATACAGACCATACATACGCATATCACTTTTCTTTTGAGGAACGATGGTTTGAGCCGGAAGAAGGCGTTAAAATTCATGCCATTCACGCTTTTGCAGATTCAGCCAAGGGATTGGTCATATATTTTCATGGAAACCGCGGTTCAAACAATACCAATCAAACCAAATTTAACCTGTTTCTGAATGAGGGGTATGATGTTCTTTACCCGGATTATCGGGAATATGGAAAAAGCACCGGAAGGCTCTGGAATGAAGATGATTTAGTGGGCGATATGAGATTCTTGTATTCCCAAATGGCGAAGGAATACGAAGAAGATTCGATTATTTTGGTGGGATATTCCCTTGGAGCCGGAGTTGCTGCAGAAATAGCTGCAGTTAATGATCCCAAAATGCTGATTATGTGGACACCATTTTACAGTCTGCTGGATATGAAAGACAACCAATTTCCATTTCTCCCGGATTTCCTCGTTCGTTATCCTTTAAGAACCGATTTGGCACTTCAGAAAATCGAAGAGCCGATACATATTTTTTATGCGGAGGAGGATCAGGTTTTACCGGTTGAACAGTCTCTGCGGCTCACCGAATTTCTGAAAGAAGATGATAGTTATCACGTGCTGGAAGAGCAAGGCCACGGTTGGATTTATAGAAATGGAGAGCTGGTGGAAAAGATAAAATCAATTCTTTAAGTCTTTAGTAAATCAAGTGGGTCTTCTGCGTTGCCAATAATGGCTTCAATAGCATCGGTAAGAGTTACAAGCCCAATGATTTTTTCATCTTCCATCACCAAAGCCAATTCATGATGCTCTTCCTGGAAACGGTCGATCAATGTACTGGTTGGCAGATCCGGAGAGACAACCATTTTTGGCCAGTCAAAATCGTCCAGCACTTTTCTGCCTTCCAGCAGATCTTCGATATTGGCGGTTATTTGAGGCGTATATAATATTCCCTTGAAATCATCAACAGACTTTCCCACCAGGGGATAACGGGTATGCATATTTTTGCGGATGATGTCCAGATTATCTTCAAAGGATTTTCCCGTGCTAAGGCTTAAAATTTCATCCCGGGGAATCATGATTTCTTTGACGGGAATATGTTCGATTTCCAGCGCGTTGAGGACCTCTTTCTGTCTGTCATCATCAAGATCACCGGTTTTCAGAAGAGATACCATTTTCGACCGCATGTCTTTTTTAGCAGATGAGGATTCCCCATTAATCCATGAGCGCTCCATCTCTATACCAAATATCCTCAGCGTGGCCTTGGTAACCCAATCCCCAAAAAGAAGAAAAGGATAGATCGAATAGGTCCACCAGTAAAGAGGTGTTGCACAGTATTTGGCTACTGTTTTTGCACGCTCAACGCCAACATACGTTGGTGCCTGCTCTCCCCAAATAGTATGTATGATATTGATGACAGTAACGGACAATACAATGGAAATGGCATGCGTTGAAACAGCCCCGATTGAATCGGTGGCAAAGAGTAATTTAATGAGCTCGGTAACTGCCGGCTCTGCGATCACACCTAACAAAATACTGGTGGTTGTGATACCGATCTGACAGGAGGTGAGGTAGATTTCAAGGGTTTCCGTCATTTTCCATGCGCGGTTCAGGCCGGGCGTGTCTTCAAGCTCATCGCGGTTGTATTGGCGAAGTCGGGTGAGGGCAAACTCAGTAGCCACGTAAAATGCATTCAGTAAAAGAAGGATGAGCCCGCTAAATAAGCGTATAAATAATTCCATCGATTCTATGTGATCTGACAGTTACGCTGCAATAAAATGAAACAGGGTGACAAGTTCTGTCGCTGTGCATTATTATATTTATCTTCAAAACTAAAAGGGAAATAACAACATTCCTCTTATTCACTCGACTTCGAATACTAAACCTTTAATTTTACTACATGGAACTCATTTCAGGGATTATTTTACTTGTTGGTTTGATTTTCGGCTATGCCATTGCCCATTTCAAATCCAAATCCGAAAGCTCCCGGCTGGAAGAGCGGAATCAGAATTTGAAAGAACAGCTGGAGGAGGCAGAATCCGAATTAGCGGAGAAATCCCGGAGAGCAAGTGAACTGGATAAGGAACTGGCAACCCGCAATGCCGATTACCGAAATTTACAGGAACGGCTCAACGAGCAGAAGAAAGAACTGGCCGAA from Gracilimonas sp. harbors:
- a CDS encoding alpha/beta fold hydrolase, translating into MDRIKKFLISTGTVLLVSYVTICGYFFFVQEHIIFRATPLDTDHTYAYHFSFEERWFEPEEGVKIHAIHAFADSAKGLVIYFHGNRGSNNTNQTKFNLFLNEGYDVLYPDYREYGKSTGRLWNEDDLVGDMRFLYSQMAKEYEEDSIILVGYSLGAGVAAEIAAVNDPKMLIMWTPFYSLLDMKDNQFPFLPDFLVRYPLRTDLALQKIEEPIHIFYAEEDQVLPVEQSLRLTEFLKEDDSYHVLEEQGHGWIYRNGELVEKIKSIL
- a CDS encoding hemolysin family protein; the encoded protein is MELFIRLFSGLILLLLNAFYVATEFALTRLRQYNRDELEDTPGLNRAWKMTETLEIYLTSCQIGITTTSILLGVIAEPAVTELIKLLFATDSIGAVSTHAISIVLSVTVINIIHTIWGEQAPTYVGVERAKTVAKYCATPLYWWTYSIYPFLLFGDWVTKATLRIFGIEMERSWINGESSSAKKDMRSKMVSLLKTGDLDDDRQKEVLNALEIEHIPVKEIMIPRDEILSLSTGKSFEDNLDIIRKNMHTRYPLVGKSVDDFKGILYTPQITANIEDLLEGRKVLDDFDWPKMVVSPDLPTSTLIDRFQEEHHELALVMEDEKIIGLVTLTDAIEAIIGNAEDPLDLLKT